From Pseudomonas hormoni:
GGGTGTCTTGAGGGTTGCTCAACATTGTGAAACCTCGTTGATAATTGTGCCATTATTGAAAACTACAGCGGGTCAGGGTCATGCACGGTGGACGACTCACACACCCACTTTCCAAGTTTTGTGGAAGTCACCTTTGAACAAAAAAACGACTGATCGCAGCCAACTGGTGCTGCTGATTACAAACGACATCAATGTCGGTGTTCTTCCGACCGGCAGTTGGCTCAAGCAGATCGATCTCGAACACCGTTACGGCTGTACACGGCTGGACATCCGTCGCGCACTGGACCAACTGGTCCTCAAAAACCTCGTCGAACACATTCCCAATCGCGGTTATTACGTGCACACGCCCGACCTGACCCAGGTGTCGGATACCCGCGAAGTTCGCATCGCACTCGAATGTGCAGCGGTCGATCAAATGGTCGTTACCGAAGAACGTTTGCAAGCGCTGGACGTCATCGCGCAACGCTTCAGCCGCCTGGTCAACGAAGGCACGATGCAAGAGTGCTACATCGCGAATCTCGAGTTTCATCGCGGGATCTATGACATGTGCACCAACCGGGTAATGATCGAGTTCATCGAAGAAATTCGCAGCCGTCCCCCATCGTCTCCAGGTGGCACCTGGCGTACGCATCTGCGCGCCGAGCAGTCGAGCCGCGAACACTTCCAGATCCTTGACCTCCTGCGTAACGGTGACCGCGAACAACTCAAGCGACTGATCGCGGCGCACATCCGTCAAACCCCACTGGAGCCATGAGTTCAAGGCTTGATGCTGACGCCCCACAGGCGCGGCTTCTGCCCGATCCAGGCGTCGTAGCCCTCTACGTTCTGATTCAGCGCAACGATGTCCAGGCCGTTGTACATGACGATCATCGGCACTTGATCGATGAAGCGCTCATGCAGTTGATCGAAGATTGACTGACGCTTGGCGACATCACCTTCCTTCAGTGCCTGGCTCAGCAACTCGATCGCCTCAGGATCCTCCCAGACCTTGCGCGACTCTTTGTCCTTGTTACCCGTCACCTGCTCGAAACTCAGCGCCGGATCGAAGCGTGCCGAATAGGTGAAGGACATCGCCTGATAACGCCCTGCCTGGTAACGCTCAAGCTGAGTGCCCCATTCCATGACTTCAACCTGCGCGTTGATGCCGACCGCTTGAAGCATCGCCTGGGCAATAATGGCCAGGTCGTAACTGGGAACCATCGAGCGTTTGTTGGCGACGATCGTCAATGGTTGGCCGCGATAGCCTGCCTCCTGGAGTAGTTGCGCAGCCTTCTGTGGATCGTAGGTGAAGCCGCGTTGCTCGCTTGGGCCGTAGTAGTTGGAGGCCACGCTGACGATTGAATTATTGGGCACGCCGAAGCCATTGCTCGTGGTCGCGACCAGTTGCTTGACATCGATGGCGGCGGCAATGGCTTGACGGATCCGCTTGTCCTTTAGCAACGGATCCCGGGTTTGGAACATCAGCACATTCATGGTCGCGCTGGGGTCAGTCGAGACCTTGAGCGTTGGGTGGGTCTTGATTTCGGGCAGGTCGGTTTCGGTGACTTCAGCCAAGTCCAGGTCGCCCGAAAAGAGCGCCGCCTTGACCGTCGCCTGATCGGGAATAATCACAAACCGTACTTCAGGGGTCAGCGCGTTCTTGCCTCCGGTATAACCGTCGCGCGGGCCGGGCAAGGACTGATAGCCGGCGAATTTTGTCAGCGTGACGTACTGCCCGCGCTTCCACTCGCTTAACTGATAAGGGCCAGTGCCTATCGGCGCGACGAACTCACCTTGAGCGTTGACCGAGGCTTTGTTCAGTACCGCGGTGCCGCCGCAGTCGGTACGCGCCAGCGTGGCGAGGAACATACCGCTGGGTTTTTCCAGCTCCATCACCACGGTATGGTCATCCGGTGCGGTGACCTTGGTGACCTTGGTCGAGCCGCTGCCATCGAACTCCGGAAAGCAGCGCCACTGAGTCTTGGGGTCCATGTCCCGGTTCCAGCTCCATAGCACGTCGGCGGCGGTCAACGATTCGCCGTTATGGAACTTCACACCCTGGCGCAAGGCGAAGGTGTAGGTCAGACCATCAGCAGAGACATCGATCTTCTGTGCCAGCAACGGTTTGACTTCGCCCTTTTCCCCATAGGCCACCAACCCTTCGGTCATGTGCAGCACGACCGCATCGGAGCGGTCGTCACGATTGACCCCCGGGTCCAGGCTGCGAATGTCGGAGTTCATCGCCAGACGCAAGGTTTGCGCCTGGGCGATACCGCAACCGATCATGGTCATCATGCTCAGCGTCAGAGCGTTTACTAAAAAGCGATTCATAAGCGAGTCCTTGATAAAGATCAAACAGGTTCGCGCCGCCACAGGTATGACGGCCTTGAAGTCCTTCACACAGCAGCACTGCTGCGCAATTGATAACTCCCGTCGGCCAGCCGCACCAACGGATTGGCGGCAGCCAGCAGTCGATGAGTGAAGGCGTGTTGCGGGTTGTCGAACACTTGTGCGGTGGTGCCAATTTCAACCAGTCGACCTTGCTGCATGACGGCCACGCGATGGGCAATGCGTTCCACCGCCGCAAGGTCATGGGAGATGAACAGACAAGCGAAGCCGTACTGCTTTTGCAGCCGCTCGAACAACGCCAGGATTTGCTTTTGAATGGTCATGTCGAGCGCGGAAATCGGTTCGTCGGCGATGACCAGTTTGGGGTGACGAATCAGCGCCCGACCAATCGCCACGCGTTGCCGTTGACCACCTGAAAGCTGGTGGGGGAAGCGGTCGGCGAAGAGCGGGTCCAGGCCGACATCCTGCAGAATGGTGCGCACGCGCTCGGCACGTTGCTCGCGACTGAGGCCCGGCACATGGCGCAACGGTTCAGCGAGAATGTCAGAAATTCTGGCGCGCGGATCGAGGGACGATACCGGGTCCTGAAAAATCATCTGGCATTGCAATCGATGCTCAAGATTGGCGCTTTTGAGGATGTCGACGCCATCGAAAAAGATCTCGCCAGCAATCGGACTGACCAGCCCGACGACCGAACGGCCAAGGGTGGTTTTACCCGAACCGCTGCCGCCGACCAGCGCCAGCGTTTCACCCGCAGCGATTTGCAGACTGACCCCATCCACCGCGCGTTTTGCCTTGCCACGCCACAGGAAACCCTGGCGCCCCGGGTGCTCGATGGTGACGTTACGCATGTCGACCAACGGCGCGGCCAGTGATGCGCTGTCAAGGTTGCCTCGGGTGGGCAGCGCTTCGAGCAATTGCCGGGTGTAATCGGCCTTGGGGCCCAGCAGGATCTGTTCGGTCGGGCCGCTTTCGATCGCTTTGCCGTTGCGCATCACCACGACTTTGTGGGCATGGCGCACCACCAGCGACAAGTCATGACTGATGAACAGGATCGCCGTGCCCTCCTCCCGTGTCAGTTCGAGCATCAGTTCGATGACGTCAGCCTGGGCCAGGGTGTCGAGGGCCGTGGTCGGCTCGTCGGCGATCAACAGCGCCGGGCGCAACAACATGACCGAAGCCAGCATGATGCGTTGTCGCATGCCACCGGAGAACTCATGGGGAAAGGCATTCAAACAGCGTTGCGGATCATCCATGCCGATCCGGCGCAGCATCTCCAGCGACCGGGCGAGAATGGTTTTTTCATCCAGGTCGGTGTGCAGGCGCAACCCTTCCGCCATCTGCTGGCCGATCGTCATGGTCGGGTTGAGCGAGACCATCGGCTCCTGAAACACCATCCCGATCTTCGAGCCGCGAACATCACGCAACTGATCGTAAGGCAAGGTGCACAGGTCGGTATCGGCAAACTCGATTCGACCGGACGCGACGCGCATCGGCGGCGGCAACAGTCCGATGACAGCACGCGCCGCCATGGTCTTTCCGCTGCCGGACTCACCCACCAGCGCGACGATCTCGCCGGGTGCCATGTCGAAACTGAGGTGGTCAACCGCCAGCGAACCCTCGGTTCCCACCTGAATGCAAAGATTACTGACGCGAAGCAAAGGCTTTACGGTATCCATTAGCGACTCATCCGGGGGTCAAGGCGATCACGCAGGGCGTCACCGAAAAGATTGATGCCGATCAGGGCAATGGAAATCATCAGGCCAGGGAAGAAACCCAGCCACGGTGCCGTGACCAGATGCGGCCGGCTGGAGGCCAGCATGTTTCCCCACGTGGCCGCAGGCGGTGGAACGCCCAACCCGAGAAAGCTCAAGGCGCTCTCCGAGAGAATCGCCCAGCCAAACATGCTGGTGGCGAGGACAATCAACGGTGCCACGCAGTTCGGCGCGATATGCCGCCACATCGTGTACAGCTCGCCATTGCCAATGACCCTGGAGGCTTCGATGAACTCGCGCTCACGCAACGACAACACCGTGCTGCGCACCACCCGAACCACGGTGGGGATATAGGCCAGGCCCAGCGCCAGCACGATGCCGTACTGACTCGCGCCCACAATGGCGAGCAGCCCCAGCGCCAGCAACATGCCGGGGAATGCCAGCAACGCATCGTTGACCATCATCAACAGGCGGTCCGTCCAGCCACGCAGGTAACCGGCGAGCAAGCCGAACAGCGTGCCGATGCTGATGGCCAGGATCACCGTCAGCAGGCTGATCCACAGGCTGGTGCGGGCACCGATGATGATGCGGCTGAAGACATCGCGGCCGAACTCATCCGTCCCCAGAATGTGTGGCCAGGACGGCGCCATGAATCGGTTGGCCAGATCCAGCCGCAGCGGGTCATACGGTGTCCAGACGATACCGGCCACCGCGAGCAGCACCAGCACCACCAGCAGGCTGCCACCGATCAGCGCGTTGAACGGGAGCGGACGCTTGTGCCCCGAGGTCTTCGGCACAGCGGTCGGCGGCGCGGCAATTTCGCTTAAAATCTTCATGCTTTCACCCGAGGATCGAACAGCGGATACATCAAATCTACGAGCAGGTTGACCAGCACGTAGACGAACGTAATGAGCAACAGGCAGCCCTGCAGTACGGGGTAATCACGCGCATAAATGGAGTCGACCATCAGGCGCCCGATGCCGGGAATGGTGAACACCGTTTCGATGACAGCGATCCCGCCCAGCAGGTTGCCGAGGATCAGGCCGATCAGTGTCCAGGTGGGTGCAAAGGCGTTGCGCAACGTATGGCGCCAAAGCACCGCGCGCTCCGACAACCCTTTGGCTCGTGCATGAGCGATGTAGTCCAGGCGCAAGACTTCGATCGAGCTGGCCCGCTGCATCCGGATAATCACACCGCTTTCATGCAGCACCAGCGTTGTCACGGGCAAGATGATGTAGGCCAGCGCTTTGCCAAAATCAGCCGAAAACGGCACATACCCCACCACCGGCAACC
This genomic window contains:
- a CDS encoding GntR family transcriptional regulator, with protein sequence MNKKTTDRSQLVLLITNDINVGVLPTGSWLKQIDLEHRYGCTRLDIRRALDQLVLKNLVEHIPNRGYYVHTPDLTQVSDTREVRIALECAAVDQMVVTEERLQALDVIAQRFSRLVNEGTMQECYIANLEFHRGIYDMCTNRVMIEFIEEIRSRPPSSPGGTWRTHLRAEQSSREHFQILDLLRNGDREQLKRLIAAHIRQTPLEP
- a CDS encoding ABC transporter substrate-binding protein codes for the protein MNRFLVNALTLSMMTMIGCGIAQAQTLRLAMNSDIRSLDPGVNRDDRSDAVVLHMTEGLVAYGEKGEVKPLLAQKIDVSADGLTYTFALRQGVKFHNGESLTAADVLWSWNRDMDPKTQWRCFPEFDGSGSTKVTKVTAPDDHTVVMELEKPSGMFLATLARTDCGGTAVLNKASVNAQGEFVAPIGTGPYQLSEWKRGQYVTLTKFAGYQSLPGPRDGYTGGKNALTPEVRFVIIPDQATVKAALFSGDLDLAEVTETDLPEIKTHPTLKVSTDPSATMNVLMFQTRDPLLKDKRIRQAIAAAIDVKQLVATTSNGFGVPNNSIVSVASNYYGPSEQRGFTYDPQKAAQLLQEAGYRGQPLTIVANKRSMVPSYDLAIIAQAMLQAVGINAQVEVMEWGTQLERYQAGRYQAMSFTYSARFDPALSFEQVTGNKDKESRKVWEDPEAIELLSQALKEGDVAKRQSIFDQLHERFIDQVPMIVMYNGLDIVALNQNVEGYDAWIGQKPRLWGVSIKP
- a CDS encoding dipeptide ABC transporter ATP-binding protein, with translation MDTVKPLLRVSNLCIQVGTEGSLAVDHLSFDMAPGEIVALVGESGSGKTMAARAVIGLLPPPMRVASGRIEFADTDLCTLPYDQLRDVRGSKIGMVFQEPMVSLNPTMTIGQQMAEGLRLHTDLDEKTILARSLEMLRRIGMDDPQRCLNAFPHEFSGGMRQRIMLASVMLLRPALLIADEPTTALDTLAQADVIELMLELTREEGTAILFISHDLSLVVRHAHKVVVMRNGKAIESGPTEQILLGPKADYTRQLLEALPTRGNLDSASLAAPLVDMRNVTIEHPGRQGFLWRGKAKRAVDGVSLQIAAGETLALVGGSGSGKTTLGRSVVGLVSPIAGEIFFDGVDILKSANLEHRLQCQMIFQDPVSSLDPRARISDILAEPLRHVPGLSREQRAERVRTILQDVGLDPLFADRFPHQLSGGQRQRVAIGRALIRHPKLVIADEPISALDMTIQKQILALFERLQKQYGFACLFISHDLAAVERIAHRVAVMQQGRLVEIGTTAQVFDNPQHAFTHRLLAAANPLVRLADGSYQLRSSAAV
- a CDS encoding ABC transporter permease, producing MKILSEIAAPPTAVPKTSGHKRPLPFNALIGGSLLVVLVLLAVAGIVWTPYDPLRLDLANRFMAPSWPHILGTDEFGRDVFSRIIIGARTSLWISLLTVILAISIGTLFGLLAGYLRGWTDRLLMMVNDALLAFPGMLLALGLLAIVGASQYGIVLALGLAYIPTVVRVVRSTVLSLREREFIEASRVIGNGELYTMWRHIAPNCVAPLIVLATSMFGWAILSESALSFLGLGVPPPAATWGNMLASSRPHLVTAPWLGFFPGLMISIALIGINLFGDALRDRLDPRMSR